One region of Permianibacter fluminis genomic DNA includes:
- a CDS encoding M16 family metallopeptidase, with the protein MERHFKRRVLLAASLFGLMSSAQAVTTAKDVQTLTLANGMKFLVLEDHSIPNANFYVFWKVGSRNEHPGITGLSHFFEHMMFNGAKKYGPKQFDRVMEANGGANNAYTTNDVTVYTDWFPASALATIFDLEADRIADLNLDDAMVASERGVVASERTTGLENSPWRTLGEEVDGAAFRAHPYSWPVIGHESDIKNWKKSDLQSYFDTYYAPNNAVAVVVGDVEVAEVKKLAEQYFAPIPAAEPPRPIHTVEPEQKGEKRLFVQKDSVSTPHLLIGYKTPAASHPDYYALSLLTSILAEGNSSRLYQALVDSGLATMVGADYEEHFDPYLLGIYAIASGDTKAAQIESVLYAEIDKLIKNGVSKEELQKARSQKLMRFYKQLETINGKANTLGTYEVYFGSYDKMFNAPKAYEQVSAADIQRVARDYLSKSRRTVGILAAKED; encoded by the coding sequence ATGGAACGACATTTCAAGAGACGCGTATTGCTGGCCGCCAGCCTGTTCGGGCTGATGTCATCGGCGCAGGCCGTCACCACCGCTAAAGACGTGCAGACCTTAACGCTGGCCAACGGCATGAAATTTCTGGTGCTGGAAGATCACTCGATTCCCAACGCCAACTTTTACGTGTTCTGGAAAGTCGGCTCGCGCAATGAGCACCCCGGCATCACCGGCTTGTCGCATTTTTTTGAACACATGATGTTCAACGGCGCCAAAAAATACGGCCCGAAACAATTTGACCGGGTGATGGAAGCCAATGGCGGCGCCAACAACGCCTACACCACCAACGATGTGACCGTATACACCGACTGGTTTCCGGCCTCGGCACTGGCAACGATTTTTGATCTCGAAGCCGACCGCATTGCGGATCTGAATCTCGACGATGCCATGGTCGCCAGCGAGCGCGGCGTGGTCGCCAGCGAACGCACCACTGGTCTGGAAAATTCACCGTGGCGCACGCTCGGCGAAGAAGTCGATGGCGCTGCGTTCCGGGCCCATCCGTATTCCTGGCCGGTGATTGGTCACGAGTCCGATATCAAAAACTGGAAAAAAAGTGATCTGCAATCCTACTTTGACACCTACTACGCGCCGAACAACGCCGTCGCGGTGGTGGTTGGTGACGTCGAAGTTGCCGAAGTAAAAAAACTGGCCGAGCAATATTTTGCCCCGATTCCGGCAGCCGAACCGCCGCGACCGATTCACACCGTGGAGCCGGAGCAAAAAGGCGAAAAACGGCTGTTCGTGCAAAAAGACTCGGTCAGCACGCCGCATCTGCTGATTGGCTACAAAACCCCGGCCGCCAGCCATCCGGATTACTACGCGCTCAGTTTGCTGACCTCGATTCTCGCCGAGGGCAATTCCTCGCGGCTGTATCAGGCACTGGTCGACAGCGGTCTTGCCACCATGGTCGGCGCCGACTACGAAGAGCATTTTGATCCTTACCTGCTCGGCATTTATGCCATCGCCAGTGGCGATACCAAAGCCGCGCAGATTGAGTCTGTGCTGTACGCCGAAATCGACAAACTGATCAAGAATGGCGTCAGCAAGGAAGAACTGCAAAAAGCCCGCAGCCAGAAACTGATGCGTTTTTACAAACAACTGGAAACCATCAACGGCAAAGCCAACACGCTCGGCACCTATGAAGTCTATTTCGGCAGCTACGACAAGATGTTCAACGCACCGAAAGCCTATGAGCAAGTCAGCGCCGCCGACATCCAGCGCGTTGCCCGTGATTACCTGAGCAAATCTCGCCGCACCGTCGGCATCCTCGCGGCCAAGGAAGACTGA
- a CDS encoding MarR family winged helix-turn-helix transcriptional regulator, with translation MPADLLADPTIRAWARLLKAQKLLLEGVQAALSEAGLPPLEWYDVLIELKTAPDQRLRLFDLGERIVLSRSNLTRLLDRLEKEGLVTRDNCSEDRRGLYAVLTPAGLAMQKRMWPVYQTAIQNLFGRHYDARDAAQLADLLERPISAPA, from the coding sequence ATGCCCGCCGACCTGCTGGCCGACCCGACCATTCGCGCCTGGGCGCGGCTGCTCAAAGCCCAGAAACTCCTATTGGAAGGCGTGCAAGCCGCGCTCAGCGAGGCCGGCCTGCCGCCGCTGGAGTGGTATGACGTATTGATCGAGCTGAAAACTGCGCCGGATCAGCGGCTGCGGTTGTTTGACTTAGGTGAACGCATCGTGCTGTCGCGCTCCAATCTGACCCGGCTGCTGGATCGGCTGGAAAAAGAGGGCCTTGTCACCCGCGACAACTGCAGCGAAGACCGGCGCGGCCTCTATGCCGTGCTGACCCCGGCCGGCCTTGCCATGCAGAAGCGAATGTGGCCGGTTTACCAGACCGCTATCCAGAACCTGTTTGGCCGGCACTACGACGCGCGCGATGCCGCGCAGCTGGCCGATTTGCTGGAACGTCCGATCAGCGCACCGGCCTGA
- a CDS encoding rhodanese-like domain-containing protein produces MQTLSRTELLNKLLQGPRPILIEALPERYYRAGHLPGALNINHDAIKATAASALPDKDAEIVVYCANAACQNSDMAAVQLSALGYRKVAVFRGGKQDWQEAGLALVGA; encoded by the coding sequence ATGCAAACCCTGTCTCGTACCGAGTTGCTGAACAAACTGCTGCAGGGGCCACGCCCGATCCTTATCGAGGCGCTGCCCGAGCGTTACTACCGCGCCGGCCATCTGCCCGGCGCGCTGAACATCAACCACGACGCCATCAAGGCCACCGCCGCCAGTGCGCTGCCGGACAAGGATGCCGAGATCGTCGTTTACTGCGCCAACGCGGCCTGCCAGAACTCCGACATGGCAGCGGTGCAGCTGAGCGCGCTTGGTTATCGGAAGGTTGCGGTATTCAGGGGCGGCAAGCAGGACTGGCAAGAGGCCGGTCTGGCACTGGTGGGGGCATAA
- a CDS encoding pirin family protein has product METSRELEQVVVGRPTSDGAGVKLTRVLTQNLQKRLDPFLMLDEFGSDQAGDYIAGFPDHPHRGFETVTYMLNGRMRHRDSVGNSGLLTNGGVQWMTAGRGIIHSEMPEQEDGLMRGFQLWVNLPAKNKLTAPGYQDLPATAIPEVTLGNGSLVRVIAGAFAGVNGAVQRPDTEPLYLDVHAPAGSTLQIPIQDGHNAFLYPYEGELTIGALTRPLRRQQMGILTSTSGSSGVRVTATADSRFILVAGKPLREPIVQYGPFVMNTPLEIEQAIRDYQAGKLAS; this is encoded by the coding sequence ATCGAAACCAGCCGCGAGCTGGAGCAAGTCGTGGTTGGTCGGCCGACCAGTGATGGCGCTGGCGTCAAGCTGACCCGGGTGCTGACGCAAAACCTGCAGAAGCGGCTCGACCCGTTTCTGATGCTGGATGAGTTCGGTTCGGATCAGGCGGGTGATTACATTGCCGGGTTTCCGGATCACCCGCATCGCGGTTTTGAAACGGTGACCTATATGCTCAATGGCCGCATGCGTCACCGCGACAGCGTCGGCAATTCCGGTTTGCTGACCAACGGCGGCGTGCAGTGGATGACAGCCGGGCGCGGCATCATCCATTCGGAAATGCCGGAGCAGGAAGACGGTTTGATGCGCGGCTTTCAGCTGTGGGTGAACCTGCCGGCCAAGAACAAGCTGACGGCACCGGGCTATCAGGATTTGCCGGCGACCGCGATTCCGGAAGTCACGTTGGGAAATGGCAGTCTGGTGCGCGTGATTGCCGGTGCTTTTGCCGGTGTCAACGGCGCGGTGCAACGGCCGGATACCGAGCCGCTGTATCTTGATGTGCATGCGCCGGCAGGCAGCACGTTGCAGATCCCGATTCAGGATGGCCACAACGCCTTTCTGTATCCGTATGAAGGCGAGCTGACGATTGGTGCACTGACGCGGCCGCTGCGCCGACAGCAGATGGGCATACTGACGTCGACAAGCGGCAGCAGTGGTGTCCGGGTGACGGCAACCGCCGACAGCCGCTTCATTCTGGTGGCAGGCAAACCGCTGCGCGAACCGATTGTTCAGTACGGCCCGTTTGTGATGAACACGCCGCTGGAAATCGAACAGGCCATTCGCGATTACCAAGCCGGAAAATTGGCCAGTTGA
- a CDS encoding DoxX family protein, with amino-acid sequence MTTLTMNPIARPHSYGALLLRFALGQMWIAHGTMKLTVFTVSGFAGWLDNLGLPGFMAGPVIVAEILGGIAILLGLYGRWVSLAMVPVLAVALWTHLPNGWLFTNSGGGWEFPAFLIVASLVHALHGDGIWALKSR; translated from the coding sequence ATGACGACGTTGACGATGAATCCGATTGCGAGGCCTCACAGCTACGGCGCGCTGTTACTGCGGTTCGCACTCGGCCAGATGTGGATTGCGCACGGCACGATGAAACTGACGGTCTTCACCGTCAGCGGCTTCGCCGGTTGGCTCGACAATCTGGGTTTGCCGGGTTTCATGGCCGGACCGGTGATCGTTGCCGAAATTCTCGGTGGTATCGCCATCTTGTTGGGCCTGTATGGTCGCTGGGTGTCGCTGGCGATGGTGCCGGTATTGGCCGTCGCCCTGTGGACCCATTTGCCGAATGGTTGGCTCTTTACTAACAGCGGTGGCGGCTGGGAGTTTCCGGCGTTCTTGATTGTCGCATCGCTGGTGCACGCGTTGCACGGTGATGGCATTTGGGCGCTGAAGTCGCGCTGA